The window tgaggaggaggaggagtctgaCGCCGCCCGTCAGCCTGAGGATGCAGCATCAGTCCGAACGCTGTCCTCCGATTGGTCCGTCCTCCTCCGCCCACAgtatttttatttcctgtgaAGCTGAGGTACTTCCAGGTCAAAGCGTGACGACGTCCTGTGGCGTTCAGGGCCGAGCCGCTGGTTctcagagaggtcagaggtcagtgtggATAAAGTCTGGCGTCACAGAAGGGTGCCATGCAACCGAAGGCTcggcaaacaggaagtgactgcCCCCCCGACTGCCTCAACTGCAGCAGGAAGCCGTCATGACTCTGAACGCTCCCTCCTGCCGCCCTGAACTGTCCGACTCGCCTGCCTCCAAACAACAACAGCGGCATCTCATCGTGTCTCCACCCACCACGTCCTCTTTGTCCACAGCCTCCGCTGCCCACCCACCCGAGCACCATGGTACCGTCTGGAAGCAGCAGGACCAGTGGGCCCAGTATCAGGCCTTCAGTCCTCCTGAAGCCTCAGCAGTCCAGCGAGGGGCGGCGCAGCTGGCTGGACGTCCAGGCAGAGAAATCAAACGTACACAAACACCATTGAACTGATGTTGAAACAGAAATGCTTCCTCATGTGATCTGGTCACATGACTCCGGGCGGGGTGGAGGTCAGCCAATCAGGTGTGcctgcagacaggtgagaggacatcATTGATCCAGATTCAAATTCAgttatttaaaggaacagttcacccaaaaataatcCAGTCATTAACTTTAAACTCTGATGCTGAACAATCACTgtcctgacctttgacctcacaGAGTTCAGgctttaattcattcattcattaattaacGTAAACTTTCCACAAcactttattcattttattcctTTACAGAAAAATGTCAGCGCTCATGTctgaccactaggtggcgctgcaGACTTGATATAAATTCACTACAGTGGACAGAttagacaggtgtgtgtgtgtgtgtgtgtgtgtttatctttgtGAGTACAAATGTGACTGTGCTTCAGAAATGACGCCAAAGTTTAGTTATAAACGATTTAAACCAtcaaaagaggaaaacacaatgTTATGAATATAGAGGAGGTCATCAGAgtgagcgcgtgtgtgtgtgtgtgtgtgtgtgtgtgtgtgtgtgtgtgtgtgtgtgtgtgtgtgtgtgtgcgcgcgtctCTTACCGTTCTCACCTCCGTGCGGGGGGGTACATGGACGGGGCGGACGCTTGCTGACTGGCGACTATggctgaggaggagaggccTGTGAGAGACAGACGGACATCAGACGGATCCAACATGGCTGAAACGTTGTTGGATGTTCGATGACTGAAGCAacatttgtgtgtctctgttcttgctgagtgtgtgtgtgagtctcacCTGAGGCGTACGACAGGTCGTACTGTCCCGGCAGCAGCGGGTAGCCCAGGTGATGATGGGACGGCAGGATGCGTTGGGACGGCGAGGATCGCGGCCTGTCGCCTTCTCTCTCCCggtctctctctcgctcccggTCTCTGTCCCGGTCTCTCTCTCggtccctctccctctcatgCGGGGTCTTGTTGTCTTGGATGGACGGGGATTTGCTCTTGTACTGGCTGGcgtgctgctgcagcaggtcCAGAGCTTTGGCCTCACTGGGCGGCTTCACCGTGGGACTGGACCTGGAcgccttctctccctcctcccccgccACCTTCCCTCCGTACGAGGGGAAGGAGTAACCAGCCGGCAGGTACGagcctgaggacagagacaCGTCTCAACTACAGCTGACACAGCATCCACGCTCATCCTCTGCTTCAACAGTCTGACTAATATGATGTTCATGTAACCTGACTGTCGTCTGTCCATTCAGCCGCAGCACTCTGACATCTGAACACAGAACTGATCTTGAGCCTTTTCATAAAACTTTGGAATCATTCAGAACCAGCTGACACAAATGAAATCCAGTCTCACAGTCTGGAGGTCTGTTTGGTTTCTGTCCTGCTGTGGTTTTCACAGACAGAAGCATCGTTACACTAAACATGCAACTATACAGTGTCTGAGGATatgtttggttaaaaaaaaccacacaagcCTTAATGACCCTGAATTTTTGATAACTCCTTTTTGAAGATGTTTGTTATAGATTTTGTTCACATCCATGAACTGAACACAGAGAGATGCTGTCAGAAGTCCACACGTTTACTGTTTGTCTCTGACAGAACATCAGCACcgctgctgcttcttctctgTTCATAATGTTTGTTCATCTATTGAATGTTTGAAATTAAAATTCTGTCCAAGTCTTACAAATCACACCTTAAAATGTACATCTAAAATAAAGTGGAAGCATAAATCATTTTAGGAGGTGATGTGTGCTGGAACTTTATAGCTCCTCTGAACGCAGAGATTCAACCAGAGATCTGAGCTGTTAAAAAGATCTTTTACATGTTCAGAGTTTACTTTAAACTCTTTACCTCCTGCCTCAAAcattcatgctaagctaagttagcCAAATCCTGACTCCAACTCTAAAATCTGAACATCTCACtctccagaaaaagaaaagaaagcacatttcccataatgttgaactatccctttgtttgttcagtggTTCTGTTGGACCTCTGATGCGTCTGCTTCTTACCGGGGTAGTTCTGCATCATGACGGAGGGCATGCCTCTGTAGCCGGGGTGGCTGGGCTCGTAGCCGTGGCTGTAGGCGTAGGGTCCGTGCATGTAGGGCATGTAGCCCTGGTGCTGGGCCAGGGGGGAGGAGAACTGCATGTGGGGTGGGCGggcctccttccctcctccccgGTGCTCCTCTGGAGGCACCTGAGTTCTGCCCTCCGCTCcttccttcacctcctcttTCAGGAGGCCCTCCTTTGGCCGCTGCCGCTCCTCCTTCCCTTTCCTGTCgcgctccctctccctctcatccttccacctgtcctcctcctgcgGTTTAGGAGCTTCTGAGTATTTGTTGGGGTAAACGTAGGGCCACAAGCGCGAGTCCGGCtcctgcagagaagaagaagtgttcgTAAAGACAGCAGACAGTCGTAATATCTTACAATGAGCAGAGACTCGTGATTcttttctcatttcactgaAGAGATCTAAAGGAACATTATGTGACTTGTAACCGGGAGAACGGCGTCTCTGTCTCAGGCAGGATCACAGCGTGACGCGTTACAGCAACAAGCTACACGTTAGCTCCGCTAGCTAACTGCTCGGAGCGCCACGAGGAATGTTTCTGGGAGGAGGTTGTACAAACTGACTGCTGAATGGTAGAAATGTCTGAGTGTAGATGTTTATGTCAAGATACAACATCGCTATGACACACAgagtttgtttgtagttagcaggTAACATTAACTTCCCTCTGACAGTCACAGGAAACTGGGATTTGTATTTGACAGCTGGGTTGTGCTAAATCACAAGACATTTCTACACAATGTGGCTTTAAGAACACACTTCACACTACTCATGTTTTCAACAGTTCAACAGTTACCTGTCTGTACCACAAGGCGGGTTCTACACCTGTCGGCCTGCTGGACTCCACCCCTGGCTTGGGCTCCTCTTTCCCATGATGCCCTGCTTCACTCAGCTTCATCTTTAGACCCTCAGGCTGGGCGGTGAGGGCCTTGGGGTCCTCTCCCTTCGACATGATGACCGACTTGGCCTGTTCGGTGGCTTGTGGGGGCTCTTTGGGCTTTGCTGGGTTCAACACCCCCTTAGCGCCCAAGTCTGTGAGGCTGGGGGCTCTGGACAGGGTGGGCGGCACCGAGGCCTTCTGCTTCCACTCCTCTTTCCCACTAGCTTCCCGCTCTTTGCACTCAGCCTTCTTGTCGGCATGCCGCTGCCTCTCCTCGTACTGCTGGCGGTAGGCGGGGTTAGAGGCCAGCAGGTGGGCGTGGTAGGCTTGGTCGGGTGAGTAGGAGTAGGGGGGGACGTAGTACTGATTGTAGTACAGAGGCTGGGTGTACATGTTGGAGCGCTGCTGGATGACTGACGGCTGCTGAAGTCCTGGCTccaccttcctctcctcttggGGCTCCACCTTTAGTTTGAGCTCCTCCCCCACctctggctgctcctcctccttcttcaccttcacctgAGCTCCTTCCACGTGAGGTGGCGCTGTGGGTGCTGCTCCTGGGCTGGGGTTGGGGTAGTTGGGAGAGTAGTAGGAATCGTAGTTGGGGTAGTAGGGCGATTCCTTGCTGGGAGCCTGCGGCGGGAACAGTGCCTTCTTGGCTCCTTCACGAGCCCCCTGGTCAGGCTCAGTCTTGACCTTCACCCCCTCCGCCTTcccctctccgtcctctccgGCGTCAGAGATGTCGGAGTAGGCGGGGCTGCTGGTTTTGACAGACGCGTTGTCGGCTCCATTTTGGTTGAGGTGTGGGGGCCCGAGGCCGGCCTCGATCCTGCTGGCCACGCCAATGGATGGGCTGGGAGCGTTATCTGAGAAGCTGTACACCTTGTCAGCCTCGGCCTTGATGCTAGCCAGCCGGCTCTGATGAGCTTCTGAGGAGCCATTGAGCAAAGGGTCAGACGAGTCAGAGTATGGGCTCTTCCCCTCCTCTGGCCTCCCTCCCTTACCCATCGACTTCGGACTgtccccctccttccctccctcccgcttcttcttgtccttcttcttcttgtccttgGGGAGGGTGGGGCTGGAGGCGGGGTCAGCCAGTGGAGGGGGTTTAGGTTGGATGGTCTTCAGCTGAGGGCTCTTGGGGACAGACTGAACCACTGAGCCCAGAGCAGGAGAGGACGCCTGCAGGGCGTAGGGCGAGGGGGCGCTGGGGGCGGCGGGGGCCACAGGTCGGGCCGGCTTCAGGCCTTTCTGGGTCAGTTTTTCAGGCTTTCCTCCGGCTGCCATCTTCTTGGCCTTTCTGTCGTCCATCCCATCGTTACTGGCTTCGTCAGTCAAACACGCTCCCTCCTCGCCGCCATCCGTCACCTCGGGCTCAGCCTCACCCGCCTTCTTCTTCCCCTTTGACGTCAGTTTGCCTGGTGAGGGGGATGGGGCGTCAAACCCCCGTCCTTTCGGTGTAGTGGAGCGGGCGGGGGAGATGGCGGCACCATTGCAGGAGGCAGGGTCAGGGTGGAGGGCGG is drawn from Sparus aurata chromosome 8, fSpaAur1.1, whole genome shotgun sequence and contains these coding sequences:
- the LOC115586534 gene encoding zinc finger protein 609-like; the encoded protein is MSLSSGPAGGKGVDSNAVDTYDSGDEWDIGVGNLIIDLDADLEKDKLEMSSSKEGGGMAAPPSAVAALPDNIKFVSPVAAAQGKESKSKSKRSKNSKESVKAPVSDGAKKEVQSRAPGDPPPQNPNSTPTKGTDKSSKPSRTLPAVKKDKDGVSGKNKKDKMEVVATGVVNTEKESVAPILPLGAPRSGPFEGQQNPELAAAEQLGNMALDSAGIGQPVAMTTEQEEVDNGECRNLKKVVGVKMESPVSTPAPPPLHLLAPITSSDISSPCEQIMVRTRSVAVNTADAALATEPECLGPCEPGTSVNLEGIVWQETEDGMLVVNVTWRNKTYVGTLLDCTRHDWAPPRFCESPTSDVEMRSGRGRGKRMRPSSNTPLNDNSNSSDNKGSGSSKTRGAAANSKGRRGSQTAGGAEDVKASPSSAKRKTKPASDMEPTSSSEDTKASKRMRTNSTGAALPLPGGKSDPLPPPQLDRTCPSPVLIDCPHPNCNKKYKHINGLKYHQARAHNDHDVRLDQDGDSEYGDEPALHPDPASCNGAAISPARSTTPKGRGFDAPSPSPGKLTSKGKKKAGEAEPEVTDGGEEGACLTDEASNDGMDDRKAKKMAAGGKPEKLTQKGLKPARPVAPAAPSAPSPYALQASSPALGSVVQSVPKSPQLKTIQPKPPPLADPASSPTLPKDKKKKDKKKREGGKEGDSPKSMGKGGRPEEGKSPYSDSSDPLLNGSSEAHQSRLASIKAEADKVYSFSDNAPSPSIGVASRIEAGLGPPHLNQNGADNASVKTSSPAYSDISDAGEDGEGKAEGVKVKTEPDQGAREGAKKALFPPQAPSKESPYYPNYDSYYSPNYPNPSPGAAPTAPPHVEGAQVKVKKEEEQPEVGEELKLKVEPQEERKVEPGLQQPSVIQQRSNMYTQPLYYNQYYVPPYSYSPDQAYHAHLLASNPAYRQQYEERQRHADKKAECKEREASGKEEWKQKASVPPTLSRAPSLTDLGAKGVLNPAKPKEPPQATEQAKSVIMSKGEDPKALTAQPEGLKMKLSEAGHHGKEEPKPGVESSRPTGVEPALWYRQEPDSRLWPYVYPNKYSEAPKPQEEDRWKDERERERDRKGKEERQRPKEGLLKEEVKEGAEGRTQVPPEEHRGGGKEARPPHMQFSSPLAQHQGYMPYMHGPYAYSHGYEPSHPGYRGMPSVMMQNYPGSYLPAGYSFPSYGGKVAGEEGEKASRSSPTVKPPSEAKALDLLQQHASQYKSKSPSIQDNKTPHERERDRERDRDRDRERERDREREGDRPRSSPSQRILPSHHHLGYPLLPGQYDLSYASGLSSSAIVASQQASAPSMYPPARR